One region of Gigantopelta aegis isolate Gae_Host chromosome 7, Gae_host_genome, whole genome shotgun sequence genomic DNA includes:
- the LOC121376739 gene encoding uncharacterized protein LOC121376739 gives MMALSVLLVSVAAVLGVVMVISLCIKFKRRRDSDSDRNTSPQSFPMDSVRRRDSISERADPSMRQPQPLQVHFHGPVQILVADEKFIRSGGDALMFGSQPRNLDAIGYSSSPRITEIPDSHNSDNYESHTPQVVVNNTAESNSGWCTIQ, from the exons ATGATGGCCCTGTCTGTGCTACTTGTTTCCGTGGCTGCTGTGCTGGGAGTTGTCATGGTTATTAGCCTTTGCATAA AATTCAAAAGAAGGCGTGATTCAGATTCTGACAGGAATACGTCTCCTCAATCTTTTCCAATGGACTCGGTAAGAAGAAGGGACTCCATAAGTGAACGAGCTGATCCGAGCATGAGGCAGCCACAGCCGCTTCAAGTTCATTTCCATGGTCCTGTGCAAATTCTAGTTGCAGA TGAGAAGTTTATCCGTAGTGGTGGTGATGCACTGATGTTTGGAAGTCAGCCTCGAAACCTTGACGCCATTGGGTACTCTTCATCCCCTCGGATCACTGAGATACCTGATTCCCATAATTCAGACAACTACGAGTCACACACACCGCAGGTTGTGGTAAATAATACAGCTGAAAGTAACAGTGGGTGGTGTACTATTCAATGA